In Myxococcales bacterium, the following are encoded in one genomic region:
- a CDS encoding cyclic nucleotide-binding domain-containing protein, whose translation MELTFAAATDVGRQRTHNEDNFLIDKKLRLFLVADGMGGHAAGEVASSIAVHEIRDAVYANRDLIERYRAEGPASAAVEILQMLEHAVQAACSTVFTRAQAESDKRGMGTTASVMLIAGAPDHLRGFIAHVGDSRVYLTRQGQAHQLTEDHSLMNELVRRGKLKRDQVESSPYKQFKNAVTRAVGVYASVEVDTFDFDILPGDRFLLCSDGLYAYLEDDKLPTLLGDGDIKDVPRQLIELANGGGGHDNITGVVLRIGEGGTSAATAPRTGEASLKLDALKGMQMFRYLSYRELVRVTNITALTDADAGEIVFQGGDAGEIMYVVASGRVRLTKDDVHVADLSKGQHFGEMALIDRSTRSLTATATEATRLVTVRRKDFYEIIKKEPELATKLLWSFVQVLGARLRKTTNDLSDALHGDKHGVETTAENLFQD comes from the coding sequence ATGGAGTTGACCTTCGCGGCCGCCACCGACGTGGGGCGCCAGCGGACCCACAACGAGGACAACTTCCTCATCGACAAGAAGCTGCGGCTCTTCTTGGTCGCCGATGGCATGGGCGGCCACGCCGCGGGCGAGGTGGCGTCGTCGATCGCGGTCCACGAGATCCGCGACGCGGTCTACGCCAACCGCGATCTGATCGAGCGCTACCGCGCCGAGGGGCCGGCCTCGGCCGCCGTCGAGATCCTGCAGATGCTCGAGCACGCGGTCCAGGCGGCGTGCTCGACCGTGTTCACCCGGGCCCAGGCCGAGAGCGACAAGCGCGGCATGGGCACGACCGCGTCGGTGATGTTGATCGCCGGCGCGCCCGATCACCTGCGCGGCTTCATCGCCCACGTCGGCGACAGCCGCGTCTACCTGACGCGCCAGGGCCAGGCGCACCAGCTCACCGAGGACCACTCGCTCATGAACGAGCTGGTCCGCCGCGGCAAGCTCAAGCGCGATCAGGTCGAGAGCTCGCCCTACAAGCAGTTCAAGAACGCGGTGACCCGCGCGGTCGGCGTCTACGCCTCGGTCGAGGTCGACACCTTCGACTTCGACATCCTGCCCGGCGACCGCTTCCTCTTGTGCTCCGACGGCCTCTACGCCTACCTCGAGGACGACAAGCTGCCGACGCTGCTGGGCGACGGCGACATCAAGGACGTGCCGCGCCAGCTGATCGAGCTGGCCAACGGCGGCGGCGGCCACGACAACATCACCGGCGTGGTCCTGCGCATCGGCGAGGGCGGCACCTCGGCCGCGACCGCGCCGCGCACCGGCGAGGCGTCGCTCAAGCTCGACGCGCTCAAGGGCATGCAGATGTTCCGCTACCTCTCGTACCGCGAGCTGGTGCGGGTCACCAACATCACCGCGCTGACCGACGCCGACGCCGGGGAGATCGTCTTCCAGGGCGGCGACGCCGGCGAGATCATGTACGTGGTCGCCAGCGGCCGCGTGCGCCTGACCAAGGACGACGTCCACGTCGCCGACCTGTCCAAGGGCCAGCACTTCGGCGAGATGGCGCTGATCGATCGCTCGACCCGCTCGCTCACCGCCACCGCCACCGAGGCCACGCGCCTGGTCACGGTCCGGCGCAAGGACTTCTACGAGATCATCAAGAAGGAGCCCGAGCTGGCGACCAAGCTCCTGTGGAGCTTCGTCCAGGTGCTGGGCGCTCGGCTGCGCAAGACCACCAACGATCTGTCCGACGCGCTGCACGGCGACAAACACGGCGTCGAGACCACCGCCGAGAACCTGTTCCAGGACTGA
- a CDS encoding DEAD/DEAH box helicase, producing the protein MSRDIPASAQRTVERCFGAAALADGLAAIASGRVHVVKPPPWPVVARVAGEVVTVRFRAEGELLRGECSCAVATDCGHAAATALAALADEQAGAEAAIEAERQARVGEWLAELGRHQPTAAPPTTSQVVTYVLDERDRDVGLTIVPAARLRGGGLSAGLPLAALADPQRGAPRWVDVDDLRRIALVRAIARATPQVTRLRVDRIPAEVLEELAATERLFWRGVDGPALTWGPGRTEALAWQPCAPAGSFRLGVAAPQVIVAAARTHYVDPDAGQIGPLELGVLPELVARLLASPPVPAPMRATVARSLRPLWPAAPIVDEPAVTEPLVPRLTVGLEPGLRNVLALVAEASYGDLRYPLGAWDPTRPAPRDLVAEGRARARLDELVATLPHGLVAPSSVALLAGARALAHVIVPTLRAEGWRCVLDDSFPIEAPAAEATWLETLRPMAERPLWFELELGVCIDGRTVPLLPILLTAIRTGQIVLTPGAPIAGGAGLNLRLPEGELVYLPPERLARWFAPLLELALRGLDGERLVLPAPVAAAIDERPDGVTAGARAQLEALLALAPAAPAATFAGALRPYQALGLAWLRALHDAGLGGLLADDMGLGKTVQVLAFLDGLPLSPRAPALVVAPRSVVDNWLDEAARFAPRLALARHLGAARPDDAAGLTQATVIVTSYQTLARDLPLLRTIAWTTIIFDEAQALKNPDTQLRAAAVALTARSRFAVTGTPIENHLGELWAQLDLAVPGLLGRRAAFDATVRRPIEKFAAAPILADLRARIRPFLLRRTKAEVAIELPPRTEVIQRIELDVGQRDLYESLRTSLDVDVRTALAVANLPGVSMAILDALLKLRQCCCDPRLLALPAARTATGSAKLDHLLARLTELVDAGRTTLVFSQFTSMLRLIEQACRAAGLTTLTLTGATRDRAGVVRRFQAGAAPIFLVSLKAGGVGLNLTRADTVIHYDPWWNPAAEAQAADRAHRIGQDRPVHVYKLVARGTVEDAICALQDDKRRLTAAALEDGGVTHLAAADLQAIYRRVTDA; encoded by the coding sequence ATGAGCCGCGACATCCCGGCGAGCGCGCAGCGCACGGTCGAGCGCTGCTTCGGCGCGGCGGCGCTGGCCGACGGCCTGGCGGCGATCGCCAGCGGGCGCGTGCACGTGGTCAAGCCGCCGCCGTGGCCGGTGGTGGCGCGGGTCGCGGGCGAGGTGGTGACGGTCCGGTTCCGCGCCGAGGGCGAGCTCCTGCGCGGCGAGTGCTCGTGCGCGGTCGCCACCGACTGCGGCCACGCCGCCGCGACCGCGCTGGCGGCGCTGGCCGACGAGCAGGCCGGGGCCGAGGCGGCGATCGAGGCCGAGCGCCAGGCCCGGGTCGGCGAGTGGCTGGCCGAGCTGGGGCGCCACCAGCCGACCGCGGCGCCGCCGACCACCAGCCAGGTCGTGACCTACGTGCTCGACGAGCGCGACCGCGACGTCGGCCTGACGATCGTGCCGGCGGCCCGGCTGCGCGGCGGCGGGCTCAGCGCCGGGCTGCCGCTGGCGGCGCTGGCCGATCCGCAGCGCGGCGCGCCGCGCTGGGTCGACGTCGACGATCTGCGGCGGATCGCGCTGGTGCGCGCGATCGCGCGGGCGACGCCGCAGGTGACGCGGCTGCGCGTCGATCGGATCCCGGCCGAGGTCCTCGAGGAGCTGGCCGCGACCGAGCGGCTGTTCTGGCGCGGCGTCGACGGCCCGGCGCTGACCTGGGGCCCGGGCCGGACCGAGGCGCTGGCGTGGCAGCCGTGCGCGCCCGCGGGCAGCTTCCGGCTCGGCGTCGCCGCGCCGCAGGTGATCGTCGCGGCCGCGCGCACCCACTACGTCGATCCCGACGCCGGGCAGATCGGGCCGCTCGAGCTGGGCGTCTTGCCCGAGCTGGTGGCGCGCCTGCTGGCGAGCCCGCCGGTGCCGGCGCCGATGCGCGCGACCGTCGCCCGGAGCCTGCGGCCGCTGTGGCCCGCGGCGCCGATCGTCGACGAGCCGGCGGTGACCGAGCCGCTGGTGCCGCGGCTGACGGTCGGCCTCGAGCCGGGGCTGCGCAACGTCTTGGCGCTGGTGGCCGAGGCGAGCTACGGCGACCTGCGCTATCCGCTGGGCGCCTGGGATCCGACCCGGCCGGCGCCGCGCGATCTGGTGGCCGAGGGCCGGGCCCGGGCCCGGCTCGACGAGCTGGTGGCGACCTTGCCCCACGGCCTGGTGGCGCCGTCGAGCGTGGCGCTGCTCGCGGGCGCGCGCGCGCTCGCGCACGTGATCGTCCCGACCCTGCGGGCCGAGGGCTGGCGGTGCGTGCTCGACGACAGCTTCCCGATCGAGGCGCCGGCGGCCGAGGCCACCTGGCTCGAGACCCTGCGGCCGATGGCCGAGCGGCCGCTGTGGTTCGAGCTCGAGCTGGGGGTGTGCATCGACGGCCGCACGGTGCCGCTCCTGCCGATCTTGCTGACCGCGATCCGCACCGGCCAGATCGTGCTGACGCCGGGCGCGCCGATCGCCGGCGGCGCCGGGCTCAACCTGCGGCTGCCCGAGGGCGAGCTGGTGTACCTGCCGCCGGAGCGCCTGGCCCGGTGGTTCGCGCCGCTGCTCGAGCTGGCGCTGCGCGGGCTCGACGGCGAACGCCTGGTGCTGCCGGCCCCGGTGGCCGCGGCGATCGATGAGCGTCCCGACGGCGTCACCGCCGGCGCGCGGGCGCAGCTCGAGGCGCTCCTGGCGCTGGCGCCGGCCGCGCCGGCGGCGACCTTCGCCGGCGCGCTGCGGCCGTACCAGGCGCTGGGGCTGGCGTGGCTGCGCGCGCTCCACGACGCCGGGCTCGGCGGCCTGCTCGCCGACGACATGGGCCTGGGCAAGACCGTCCAGGTGCTGGCGTTCCTCGACGGGCTGCCGCTGTCGCCGCGGGCGCCGGCGCTGGTCGTGGCGCCGCGCAGCGTCGTCGACAACTGGCTCGATGAGGCCGCGCGGTTCGCGCCGCGGCTGGCGCTGGCGCGGCACCTCGGCGCCGCGCGGCCCGACGACGCGGCCGGGCTGACCCAGGCCACGGTGATCGTCACGTCGTACCAGACGCTGGCGCGCGACCTGCCGCTCTTGCGCACGATCGCGTGGACCACGATCATCTTCGACGAGGCCCAGGCGCTCAAGAACCCCGACACCCAGCTCCGGGCCGCGGCGGTGGCGCTGACCGCGCGCAGCCGGTTCGCGGTCACCGGCACGCCGATCGAGAACCACCTCGGCGAGCTGTGGGCCCAGCTCGATCTGGCGGTGCCGGGGCTGCTCGGGCGCCGGGCCGCGTTCGACGCGACGGTGCGCCGGCCGATCGAGAAGTTCGCGGCCGCGCCGATCCTGGCCGACCTGCGCGCGCGGATCCGGCCGTTCCTGCTGCGCCGGACCAAGGCCGAGGTCGCGATCGAGCTGCCGCCGCGGACCGAGGTGATCCAGCGGATCGAGCTCGACGTCGGCCAGCGCGATCTGTACGAGAGCCTGCGCACCAGCCTCGACGTCGACGTCCGCACGGCGCTGGCCGTGGCGAACCTGCCGGGCGTGTCGATGGCGATCCTCGACGCGCTGCTCAAGCTGCGGCAGTGCTGCTGCGATCCGCGGCTGCTGGCGCTGCCGGCGGCGCGCACCGCGACCGGCTCGGCCAAGCTCGACCACCTGCTGGCGCGCCTGACCGAGCTGGTCGACGCCGGGCGCACGACGCTGGTGTTCTCGCAGTTCACCTCGATGCTGCGGTTGATCGAGCAGGCGTGCCGCGCGGCCGGGCTCACGACCTTGACGCTCACCGGCGCCACGCGCGATCGCGCCGGCGTGGTGCGGCGGTTCCAGGCCGGGGCCGCGCCGATCTTCCTGGTCAGCCTCAAGGCCGGCGGCGTCGGGCTCAACCTCACGCGCGCCGACACGGTGATCCACTACGATCCGTGGTGGAACCCCGCGGCCGAGGCCCAGGCCGCCGATCGCGCCCACCGCATCGGCCAGGATCGCCCGGTCCACGTCTACAAGCTGGTCGCGCGCGGCACCGTCGAGGACGCCATCTGCGCGCTCCAGGACGACAAGCGCCGGCTGACCGCGGCCGCGCTCGAGGACGGCGGCGTCACCCACCTGGCCGCCGCCGATCTGCAGGCGATCTACCGCCGCGTCACCGACGCGTGA
- a CDS encoding prolipoprotein diacylglyceryl transferase produces the protein MYASVLASLVALFATSSHSGLPFVELGARDLFGLPIQPFGIIVATGVLIGAEVMRRYALRHGVDEDDLRSLTGWVVVSGFLGAHVFDVLAYERVKLAKDPLLMLKVWDGISSYGGFLGGAMGISFFIWWKRLTPGLWMDATGVGLLLGFSIGRIGCTLVHDHIGRATDSRFGVDYPRAELAARGLLEEIQLHGHHVGDTIRCHNMAMYELTYLIPVNALVLWMAFQKKRRWSAGLVAVMIAGLYAPVRFVLEFWRLNQSDQRYVGLTFAQWSSFLVFGAAVYAGLKLMKHGKPHPLEAELGGRVGGRLASLAALAKAEAAAAKTDDGDPRPAKGGKKAAQSEAKAEVKSDAKADAKSDAKTEAKADEAKSEAKADEKADDAGEADDAGEGDASAAGAKADEPKVDAAPKGSGKGGGGKAKGGKKR, from the coding sequence GTGTACGCATCCGTGCTCGCGTCGCTGGTCGCGCTGTTCGCGACCAGCTCTCACTCCGGGTTGCCGTTCGTCGAGCTGGGCGCGCGCGACCTGTTCGGCCTGCCCATCCAGCCGTTCGGCATCATCGTCGCGACCGGCGTCCTGATCGGCGCCGAGGTCATGCGCCGCTACGCGCTGCGCCACGGCGTCGACGAGGACGACCTGCGCAGCCTGACCGGCTGGGTCGTCGTCAGCGGGTTCCTCGGCGCCCACGTGTTCGACGTGCTGGCCTACGAGCGGGTCAAGCTGGCCAAGGACCCGCTGCTGATGCTCAAGGTCTGGGACGGGATCTCGTCCTACGGCGGCTTCCTGGGCGGGGCCATGGGCATCTCGTTCTTCATCTGGTGGAAGCGCCTGACGCCGGGGCTGTGGATGGACGCGACCGGGGTCGGGCTCCTGCTCGGGTTCTCGATCGGCCGGATCGGCTGCACGCTCGTGCACGATCACATCGGCCGCGCCACCGACTCGCGCTTCGGCGTCGACTACCCGCGCGCCGAGCTCGCCGCGCGCGGCCTGCTCGAGGAGATCCAGCTCCACGGCCACCACGTCGGCGACACGATCCGCTGCCACAACATGGCGATGTACGAGCTGACCTACCTGATCCCGGTCAACGCGCTGGTGCTGTGGATGGCGTTCCAGAAGAAGCGCCGGTGGTCGGCCGGCCTCGTGGCGGTGATGATCGCCGGCCTGTACGCGCCGGTGCGGTTCGTCCTCGAGTTCTGGCGGCTCAACCAGAGCGACCAGCGCTACGTCGGCCTGACGTTCGCGCAGTGGTCGTCGTTCCTGGTGTTCGGCGCCGCGGTCTACGCCGGCCTCAAGCTGATGAAGCACGGCAAGCCGCACCCGCTCGAGGCCGAGCTGGGCGGCCGGGTCGGCGGGCGCCTCGCGTCGCTGGCGGCGCTGGCCAAGGCCGAGGCCGCCGCGGCCAAGACCGACGACGGCGACCCCAGGCCGGCCAAGGGCGGCAAGAAGGCCGCGCAGAGCGAGGCGAAGGCCGAGGTGAAGAGCGACGCGAAGGCTGACGCGAAGAGCGACGCAAAGACCGAGGCGAAGGCCGACGAGGCCAAGAGCGAGGCGAAGGCCGACGAGAAGGCCGACGACGCTGGCGAGGCCGACGACGCTGGCGAGGGCGATGCGAGCGCGGCCGGCGCGAAGGCCGACGAGCCGAAGGTGGATGCCGCGCCCAAGGGCAGCGGCAAGGGTGGCGGCGGCAAGGCCAAGGGCGGCAAGAAGCGCTAG
- a CDS encoding M20/M25/M40 family metallo-hydrolase yields MRRRNLAVAVLVALAAASCRGGTKGHRPPPAGAVDATPAPDASGPSGWFPDDASIAAHVAELAGPALRGRGDGTADEVAAAARVATWLREAGAEPAGDDGFITRFTYPGGASQNVVGVIRGTEPTAGHVVVGAHYDHLGTDATGTYFGADDNASGTAGLVAIAGALARAGQRPRRTVVVVAFGAEEAGLHGSVAYVARPTLPLADAVAMINLDMIGRATFLSAKEYGLVHAFVPVDAIGALTSPGASALADVARAAAAPIGRPVVAASDFGPLEDQIRPLIEQRGDQASFAAAGVPYLWLSTSMHDDYHLPTDTADKVDPGTIAAVGRIVVGVIAAMPDRAALQPAAAPR; encoded by the coding sequence GTGCGCCGCCGCAACCTGGCGGTGGCGGTGCTCGTCGCGCTGGCGGCGGCGAGCTGCCGCGGCGGGACCAAGGGGCACCGGCCGCCGCCGGCCGGGGCCGTCGACGCCACGCCCGCGCCCGACGCGAGCGGGCCGTCCGGGTGGTTCCCCGACGACGCCAGCATCGCCGCCCACGTCGCCGAGCTGGCCGGCCCGGCCCTGCGCGGGCGCGGCGACGGCACCGCCGACGAGGTCGCGGCCGCGGCCCGGGTCGCGACCTGGCTGCGCGAGGCCGGGGCCGAGCCCGCCGGCGACGACGGCTTCATCACGCGCTTCACCTACCCCGGCGGCGCCAGCCAGAACGTCGTCGGCGTCATCCGCGGCACCGAGCCCACCGCCGGCCACGTCGTGGTCGGCGCCCACTACGATCACCTCGGCACCGACGCCACCGGCACGTACTTTGGCGCCGACGACAACGCCTCGGGCACCGCCGGCCTCGTGGCGATCGCCGGCGCGCTCGCCCGCGCCGGTCAGCGGCCCCGCCGGACCGTGGTCGTGGTCGCGTTCGGCGCCGAGGAGGCTGGCCTCCACGGCTCGGTCGCGTACGTCGCCCGCCCGACGCTGCCGCTGGCCGACGCGGTCGCGATGATCAACCTCGACATGATCGGCCGGGCCACGTTCCTGTCGGCCAAGGAGTACGGCCTGGTCCACGCGTTCGTGCCGGTCGACGCGATCGGCGCGTTGACCTCGCCCGGCGCCAGCGCGCTCGCCGACGTGGCCCGGGCCGCCGCGGCCCCCATCGGGCGCCCGGTGGTCGCGGCCAGCGACTTCGGCCCGCTCGAGGACCAGATCCGCCCGCTGATCGAGCAGCGCGGCGACCAGGCCAGCTTCGCCGCGGCCGGCGTCCCCTACCTGTGGCTGTCGACCAGCATGCACGACGACTACCACCTGCCGACCGACACCGCCGACAAGGTCGACCCAGGGACCATCGCCGCGGTCGGCCGGATCGTGGTCGGTGTGATCGCCGCCATGCCCGACCGTGCCGCCTTGCAGCCCGCCGCCGCGCCGCGGTAA
- a CDS encoding 4-hydroxy-tetrahydrodipicolinate reductase, which translates to MGKAILAAAATRTDVRIAAALDRSDAPDVGKTVAPGVVVSSLIDAALAAAPVYIDFTTPNATAAIAQQARGRRVAAVVGTTGLTATAERALDELAEVVAVVGAPNFSVGVNLLMGLCALAARALGTDWDAEIVELHHKAKRDAPSGTALGLARAIAAARAQDLAEVGRYARSGDVGPRPAGEIGAVAVRGGDVVGEHTAYFFGAGERIELSHRATDRAIFAHGALRAAIWAAQQPPGRYDMIDVLGMR; encoded by the coding sequence ATGGGCAAGGCGATCCTGGCGGCGGCGGCGACGCGCACCGACGTCCGCATCGCGGCCGCGCTCGACCGCAGCGACGCGCCCGATGTCGGCAAGACGGTCGCGCCCGGCGTCGTCGTCAGCTCGCTGATCGACGCCGCGCTGGCCGCGGCGCCGGTCTACATCGACTTCACCACGCCCAACGCGACCGCGGCGATCGCGCAGCAGGCCCGCGGCCGTCGGGTCGCCGCGGTCGTCGGCACGACCGGCCTGACGGCGACCGCCGAGCGCGCGCTCGACGAGCTGGCCGAGGTGGTCGCGGTGGTGGGCGCGCCCAACTTCTCGGTCGGCGTCAACCTGCTCATGGGCCTGTGCGCGCTGGCCGCGCGGGCGCTCGGCACCGACTGGGACGCCGAGATCGTCGAGCTCCACCACAAGGCCAAGCGCGACGCGCCGTCGGGCACCGCGCTGGGCCTGGCCCGCGCGATCGCGGCCGCCCGCGCGCAGGACCTGGCCGAGGTCGGGCGCTACGCGCGGTCCGGCGACGTCGGCCCGCGCCCGGCCGGCGAGATCGGCGCGGTCGCGGTGCGCGGCGGCGACGTCGTCGGCGAACACACGGCGTACTTCTTCGGCGCCGGCGAGCGCATCGAGCTGTCGCACCGAGCGACCGATCGCGCGATCTTCGCCCACGGCGCCCTGCGCGCGGCGATCTGGGCCGCGCAGCAGCCGCCCGGCCGCTACGACATGATCGACGTGCTCGGGATGCGCTGA
- a CDS encoding 4-hydroxy-tetrahydrodipicolinate synthase, producing the protein MTPIRFEGAMTALVTPMRDGAVDYAALTQLVEWQIASGIDAIVAVGTTGESATLDVDEHIAVVRACVETARGRVPIIAGAGGNATAEALDLSQRSADVGAAALLHVTPYYNRPNQDGLLRHYEAIARAVPLPIILYNVPTRTGCDLLPDTVVKLAAFDNIVGLKEATGNMVRAAELIARVGDRLAIISGDDGTAFTMYALGGKGVISVVSNVDPARMAQMWDAAAAGDWAAARGHHFALRALIELLFVEPSPAPTKACLALAGRCTDEIRSPLFPVTAALRDRLRAELGRLGLGAS; encoded by the coding sequence ATGACCCCGATCCGGTTCGAAGGCGCGATGACCGCGCTCGTCACCCCGATGCGCGACGGCGCGGTCGACTACGCGGCCTTGACCCAGCTGGTCGAGTGGCAGATCGCCAGCGGCATCGACGCGATCGTCGCGGTCGGCACGACCGGCGAGTCGGCCACGCTCGACGTCGACGAGCACATCGCCGTGGTCCGCGCCTGCGTCGAGACGGCCCGCGGCCGGGTCCCGATCATCGCCGGCGCCGGCGGCAACGCCACCGCCGAGGCCCTCGACCTGTCGCAGCGCTCGGCCGACGTCGGCGCCGCCGCGCTCCTGCACGTGACGCCGTACTACAACCGCCCCAACCAGGACGGCCTGCTCCGCCACTACGAGGCGATCGCCCGCGCCGTGCCGCTGCCGATCATCCTCTACAACGTGCCGACCCGCACCGGCTGCGATCTGCTGCCCGACACCGTCGTCAAGCTGGCGGCGTTCGACAACATCGTCGGGCTCAAGGAGGCCACCGGCAACATGGTGCGCGCGGCCGAGCTGATCGCGCGCGTCGGGGATCGCCTCGCGATCATCTCGGGCGACGACGGCACCGCGTTCACGATGTACGCGCTCGGCGGCAAGGGCGTCATCTCGGTCGTGTCCAACGTCGATCCCGCGCGCATGGCCCAGATGTGGGACGCCGCCGCGGCCGGCGACTGGGCCGCCGCCCGCGGCCACCACTTCGCGCTGCGCGCGCTGATCGAGCTGCTGTTCGTCGAGCCGAGCCCGGCGCCGACCAAGGCGTGCCTGGCGCTGGCCGGGCGCTGCACCGACGAGATCCGCTCGCCGCTGTTCCCGGTGACCGCGGCCCTGCGCGACCGGCTGCGGGCCGAGCTGGGGCGCCTCGGGCTCGGGGCGTCGTGA
- a CDS encoding acetolactate synthase → MPEVLVGGHIIARQLKAEGTTCIFTLCGGHIAPIYDGCLREGIDIIDTRHEQAAVHAADGWSRLTRGCGVAVITAGPGVTDGVTGVANAFQASIPLLVLGGASELRFKGKGALQEMEQTSLLAPITKASFTASDPKRLAEYVRTGVRIATSGVPGPVFIELPFDVLTAQVSDPQFPAPPRPWPAQPGDPIGIAATAALIAGADKPMIFAGSQVYWDAAWAELVALAERAQIPVFTNAMGRGCIDSRHPLAFAQARKNAFRGTDLAIILGTPLDFRVGYGAGINAKAKIVQIERDPTKIAQNRDTEVSILGDARSVLAQLTAATAVATGRTAPWIEELRGAETKAMAKLRDHAASDARPINHYRLAQAIADVIDDDTIVIGDGGDCVALGAKLLARNKPGTWMDPGPLGCLGIGAPFALAAKKLNPNAKVLVLSGDGSFGLNGFDFETAVRWNLPMCVVVANDAAWGQIRGPQVMIFGAARSPATKLASTRYDKVVEAFGGKGYFVEDPAELVATLRAALAEPTVTCVNVSVDPDFVVKSGAAKLTV, encoded by the coding sequence ATGCCCGAGGTTCTCGTCGGAGGCCACATCATCGCCCGCCAGCTCAAGGCCGAGGGCACCACCTGCATCTTCACGCTGTGCGGCGGCCACATCGCGCCGATCTACGACGGCTGCCTGCGCGAGGGGATCGACATCATCGACACCCGCCACGAGCAGGCCGCGGTCCACGCCGCCGACGGCTGGTCGCGCCTGACCCGCGGCTGCGGCGTCGCGGTGATCACCGCCGGCCCCGGCGTCACCGACGGCGTGACCGGCGTCGCCAACGCGTTCCAGGCGTCGATCCCGCTCCTGGTCCTGGGCGGCGCGTCGGAGCTGCGCTTCAAGGGCAAGGGCGCGCTCCAGGAGATGGAGCAGACCTCGCTGCTCGCGCCGATCACCAAGGCCAGCTTCACCGCCAGCGACCCCAAGCGCCTCGCCGAGTACGTCCGCACCGGCGTCCGGATCGCCACCTCGGGCGTGCCCGGCCCGGTGTTCATCGAGCTGCCGTTCGACGTGCTGACCGCGCAGGTCAGCGATCCGCAGTTCCCGGCGCCGCCGCGGCCGTGGCCGGCCCAGCCCGGCGATCCGATCGGCATCGCCGCCACCGCCGCGCTCATCGCCGGCGCCGACAAGCCGATGATCTTCGCCGGCAGCCAGGTCTACTGGGACGCCGCCTGGGCCGAGCTGGTGGCCCTGGCCGAGCGCGCGCAGATCCCGGTGTTCACCAACGCGATGGGCCGCGGCTGCATCGACAGCCGCCACCCGCTCGCGTTCGCGCAGGCGCGCAAGAACGCGTTCCGCGGCACCGACCTGGCGATCATCCTCGGCACGCCGCTCGACTTCCGGGTCGGCTACGGCGCCGGCATCAACGCCAAGGCCAAGATCGTCCAGATCGAGCGCGACCCGACCAAGATCGCGCAGAACCGCGACACCGAGGTCTCGATCCTCGGCGACGCGCGCTCGGTGCTGGCCCAGCTCACCGCCGCGACCGCCGTCGCCACCGGCCGCACCGCGCCGTGGATCGAGGAGCTGCGCGGCGCCGAGACCAAGGCCATGGCCAAGCTGCGCGACCACGCGGCCTCGGACGCGCGGCCGATCAACCACTACCGGCTGGCCCAGGCCATCGCCGACGTGATCGACGACGACACGATCGTCATCGGCGACGGCGGCGACTGCGTCGCGCTCGGCGCCAAGCTCCTGGCCCGCAACAAGCCCGGCACCTGGATGGATCCGGGCCCGCTCGGCTGCCTCGGCATCGGCGCGCCGTTCGCGCTCGCCGCCAAGAAGCTCAACCCCAACGCCAAGGTGCTGGTGCTGTCGGGCGACGGCAGCTTCGGCCTCAACGGCTTCGACTTCGAGACCGCGGTCCGCTGGAACCTGCCGATGTGCGTGGTGGTCGCCAACGACGCCGCGTGGGGGCAGATCCGCGGCCCGCAGGTGATGATCTTCGGCGCGGCCCGCTCGCCGGCGACCAAGCTGGCGTCGACCCGCTACGACAAGGTCGTCGAGGCGTTCGGCGGCAAGGGCTACTTCGTCGAGGATCCGGCCGAGCTGGTCGCGACCTTGCGCGCGGCCCTGGCCGAGCCGACGGTCACCTGCGTGAACGTCAGCGTCGATCCCGACTTCGTCGTCAAGAGCGGCGCCGCCAAGCTGACGGTCTGA